In a single window of the Mustela nigripes isolate SB6536 chromosome 17, MUSNIG.SB6536, whole genome shotgun sequence genome:
- the ARHGEF1 gene encoding rho guanine nucleotide exchange factor 1 isoform X4, translating to MPSTLLSASPVEPMEAEDIARGLAPGPPRPGLVPVSIIGAEDEDFENELETNAEEHNSQFQSLEQVKRRPAHLMAFLQHVALQFEPGPLLCCLHADMLASLGPKEAKKAFLDFYHSFLDKTAVLRVPVPPTVSFELDRTRPDLLSEDVQRHFVHDVVQNQQATVSRLLEDFRSKRLMGMTPWEHDLTQLEAWVGRDRASFEARERHLAERLLTHLEEMQHTISPDEEKSAAVVSAISLYMRHLGVRTKSGDKKSGRNFFRKKMMGNRRSDEPTKTKKGLSILLDAARWNRGEPQAPDFRHLKVEADAEKPGLTERRGGLGVPSRDRNVGAPGQDVPGLSPHPLSGDSPDREAGVDAPPELGDPPPQGPASLEPLAPPESTEEGADTERRWKRLSGRLGRSESLRVSDRRRPSRGSLGAKGRGGGRSRSDVDMDPSSATAVLGPTRRATPEPGEEGDPARSGLEIEPEEPPGWRELVPLGTLHSLPKSQVKRQEVISELLVTEAAHVRMLRVLHDLFYQPMAEGGFFSLEELQNIFPSLDELIEVHSLFLDRLMKLRQDSGYLIEEIGDVLLARFDGAEGRWFQKISSRFCSRQSFALEQLKAKQRKEPRFCAFVQEAESRPRCRRLQLKDMIPTEMQRLTKYPLLLQSIGQNTEEPAEREKVELAAECCREILHHVNQAVRDMEDLLRLKDYQKRLDLSHLRQSSDPMLSEFKNLDITKKKLVHEGPLTWRVTKDKAVEVHVLLLDDLLLLLQRQDERLLLKSHSRTLTPTPDGKTMLRPVLRLTSAITREVATDHKAFYVLFTWDQEAQIYELVAQTVSERKNWCSLITETAGSLKVPAPASRSKSRPSPSSTREPLLSSSENGNGGGREMPTTDGRTERILSMLLPYSRPGPEGQLAAKALEKVLSLKQLLFPSEEDSGAGPSREGDGVPGGGSQSQDQTQEIREKLLSLEETMKQLEEVEEEFCRLRLLLSQLGESAAPQPGCT from the exons ATGCCTAGCACGCTGTTAAGTGCTAG CCCTGTGGAGCCCATGGAGGCAGAGGACATCGCCCGCGGGCTG GCCCCAGGACCACCGCGGCCTGGCCTGGTGCCAGTCAGCATCATTGGGGCTGAGGATGAGGATTTTGAGAATGAGCTGGAGACG AACGCAGAGGAGCACAACAGCCAGTTCCAGAGCCTGGAGCAGGTGAAGCGGCGGCCTGCCCACCTCATGGCCTTTCTGCAGCACGTGGCCTTGCAGTTTGAACCGGGACCCCTG ctctgctgcctGCACGCAGACATGCTGGCTTCCCTGGGTCCCAAAGAGGCCAAGAAGGCCTTCCTCGACTTCTACCATAGCTTCCTGGACAAGACTGCG GTTTTGCGAGTGCCGGTCCCTCCCACTGTCTCCTTTGAACTCG ACCGCACGCGACCCGACCTCCTCTCCGAGGATGTCCAGCGGCACTTCGTGCATGACGTGGTGCAGAACCAGCAGGCCACCGTCAGCCGGCTGCTGGAGGACTTCCGCTCCAAGCGGCTCATGGGCATGACACCCTGGGAGCACGACCTGACCCAGCTGGAGGCCTGGGTTGGGCGGGACCGTGCCAGCTTTGAGGCCCGGGAGCGGCACCTGGCCGAGCGGCTACTGACCCACCTGGAGGAGATGCA ACACACCATCTCTCCCGATGAGGAAAAGAG TGCCGCTGTGGTCAGCGCCATCAGCCTGTACATGCGCCACCTTGGGGTGCGGACCAAGAGCGGGGACAAGAAGTCGGGGAGGAATTTCTTCCGAAAAAAG aTGATGGGGAATCGGCGGTCAGATGAGCCAACCAAGACCAAGAAAGGCCTGAGCATCTTACTGGACGCTGCCCGCTGGAACCGGGGCGAGCCTCAGG CCCCCGATTTCCGACACCTCAAAGTCGAGGCTGATG CTGAGAAGCCAGGCCTTACGGAAAGGAGGGGAGGCCTAGGAGTGCCCTCCCGGGACCGGAACGTCGGGGCTCCTGGGCAGGACGTCCCTGgactttctccacaccctctgtCTGGAGACAGCCCCGACCGGGAAGCAG GTGTTGATGCCCCACCAGAGCTGGGGGACCCACCACCGCAGGGCCCAGCCAGCCTGGAGCCCCTGGCACCCCCAGAGAGCACCGAGGAGGGTGCTGACACAGAGAG AAGATGGAAGAG GCTATCGGGGCGTCTGGGGCGCTCGGAGAGCCTGCGGGTGAGTGACCGCCGCCGGCCTTCCCGGGGCAGCCTCGGGGCtaagggccggggtgggggccgCTCCCGGAGTGACGTGGACAtggaccccagctctgccacagcCGTGCTTGGCCCTACCCGACGAGCCAC ccctgagcctGGAGAGGAAGGGGACCCGGCACGGTCAGGACTAGAAATAGAACCAGAAGAGCCCCCTGGCTGGCGGGAGCTTGTCCCCCTTGGCACCCTGCACAGCCTGCCCAAGAGCCAGGTGAAGCGGCAGGAGGTCATCAGTG AGCTGCTGGTGACTGAGGCCGCCCATGTGCGCATGCTCCGGGTGCTGCATGACCTTTTCTACCAGCCCATGGCAGAAGGGGGCTTCTTCTCCCTGGAGGAGCTCCAGAACATCTTCCCCAGCCTGGACGAGCTCATCGAGGTGCATT CCCTGTTCCTCGATCGACTGATGAAGCTCAGGCAGGATAGTGGCTACCTCATTGAGGAGATCGGAGACGTGCTGCTGGCTCGG TTTGATGgtgccgaaggcagatggttcCAGAAAATCTCCTCCCGCTTCTGCAGCCGCCAGTCATTTGCCTTAGAGCAGCTCAAAGCCAAGCAGCGCAAGGAGCCTCGGTTCTGTGCCTTTGTGCAG GAGGCTGAGAGCCGCCCCCGGTGCCGCCGCCTGCAGCTGAAGGATATGATCCCCACGGAGATGCAGCGTCTGACCAAGTACCCACTGCTCCTCCAGAGCATCGGGCAGAACACAG AAGAGCCGGCGGAACGAGAGAAAGTGGAACTGGCAGCTGAGTGCTGCCGAGAAATTCTGCACCACGTCAATCAGGCCGTGCGTGACATGGAGGACTTGCTG CGACTCAAGGATTATCAGAAGCGCCTGGACTTGTCCCACCTACGTCAGAGCAGCGACCCCATGCTGAGCGAGTTCAAG AACCTGGACATCACCAAGAAGAAGCTTGTGCATGAGGGCCCGCTGACGTGGCGGGTGACGAAGGACAAGGCTGTGG AGGTCCACGTGCTGCTGCTGGATgacttgctgctgctgctccagcgCCAGGACGAGCGGCTGCTGCTCAAGTCCCACAGTCGGACGCTGACACCCACACCCGACGGCAAGACCATGCTGCGGCCGGTGCTGCGGCTCACGTCTGCCATCACCCGCGAGGTGGCCACCG ATCACAAAGCCTTTTATGTCCTTTTTACGTGGGACCAGGAGGCACAGATCTATGAACTGGTGGCCCAGACCGTGTCGGAACGGAAGAA CTGGTGTTCCCTCATCACCGAGACTGCTGGATCCTTGAAGGTCCCCGCTCCCGCCTCTCGCTCCAAATCCCGGCCCAGCCCGAGCAG cacccgagagcccctgctcagcagctCTGAGAACGGCAACGGTGGTGGCCGAGAGATGCCCACAACAGATG GCCGGACAGAAAGGATCCTTAGCATGCTCCTGCCCTACTCCAGGCCCGGCCCCGAGGGCCAGCTCGCTGCCAAGGCCCTGGAGAAAG TGCTGTCCCTGAAGCAGCTCCTGTTTCCCTCGGAGGAAGACAGCGGGGCAGGGCCTTCCCGTGAAGGGGATGGGGTCCCAGGGGGCGGCTCCCAGAGCCAGGACCAAACCCAGGAGATTCGGGAGAAGCTGCTCAGCCTGGAGGAGACCATGAAACAGCTGGAG gaggtggaggaggaattTTGTCGCCTGCGACTCCTCCTATCTCAACTCGGGGAGAGCGCTGCCCCCCAGCCTGGCTGTACCTGA
- the ARHGEF1 gene encoding rho guanine nucleotide exchange factor 1 isoform X5 has translation MEAEDIARGLAPGPPRPGLVPVSIIGAEDEDFENELETNAEEHNSQFQSLEQVKRRPAHLMAFLQHVALQFEPGPLLCCLHADMLASLGPKEAKKAFLDFYHSFLDKTAVLRVPVPPTVSFELDRTRPDLLSEDVQRHFVHDVVQNQQATVSRLLEDFRSKRLMGMTPWEHDLTQLEAWVGRDRASFEARERHLAERLLTHLEEMQHTISPDEEKSAAVVSAISLYMRHLGVRTKSGDKKSGRNFFRKKMMGNRRSDEPTKTKKGLSILLDAARWNRGEPQAPDFRHLKVEADAEKPGLTERRGGLGVPSRDRNVGAPGQDVPGLSPHPLSGDSPDREAGVDAPPELGDPPPQGPASLEPLAPPESTEEGADTERRWKRLSGRLGRSESLRVSDRRRPSRGSLGAKGRGGGRSRSDVDMDPSSATAVLGPTRRATPEPGEEGDPARSGLEIEPEEPPGWRELVPLGTLHSLPKSQVKRQEVISELLVTEAAHVRMLRVLHDLFYQPMAEGGFFSLEELQNIFPSLDELIEVHSLFLDRLMKLRQDSGYLIEEIGDVLLARFDGAEGRWFQKISSRFCSRQSFALEQLKAKQRKEPRFCAFVQEAESRPRCRRLQLKDMIPTEMQRLTKYPLLLQSIGQNTEEPAEREKVELAAECCREILHHVNQAVRDMEDLLRLKDYQKRLDLSHLRQSSDPMLSEFKNLDITKKKLVHEGPLTWRVTKDKAVEVHVLLLDDLLLLLQRQDERLLLKSHSRTLTPTPDGKTMLRPVLRLTSAITREVATDHKAFYVLFTWDQEAQIYELVAQTVSERKNWCSLITETAGSLKVPAPASRSKSRPSPSSTREPLLSSSENGNGGGREMPTTDGRTERILSMLLPYSRPGPEGQLAAKALEKVLSLKQLLFPSEEDSGAGPSREGDGVPGGGSQSQDQTQEIREKLLSLEETMKQLEEVEEEFCRLRLLLSQLGESAAPQPGCT, from the exons ATGGAGGCAGAGGACATCGCCCGCGGGCTG GCCCCAGGACCACCGCGGCCTGGCCTGGTGCCAGTCAGCATCATTGGGGCTGAGGATGAGGATTTTGAGAATGAGCTGGAGACG AACGCAGAGGAGCACAACAGCCAGTTCCAGAGCCTGGAGCAGGTGAAGCGGCGGCCTGCCCACCTCATGGCCTTTCTGCAGCACGTGGCCTTGCAGTTTGAACCGGGACCCCTG ctctgctgcctGCACGCAGACATGCTGGCTTCCCTGGGTCCCAAAGAGGCCAAGAAGGCCTTCCTCGACTTCTACCATAGCTTCCTGGACAAGACTGCG GTTTTGCGAGTGCCGGTCCCTCCCACTGTCTCCTTTGAACTCG ACCGCACGCGACCCGACCTCCTCTCCGAGGATGTCCAGCGGCACTTCGTGCATGACGTGGTGCAGAACCAGCAGGCCACCGTCAGCCGGCTGCTGGAGGACTTCCGCTCCAAGCGGCTCATGGGCATGACACCCTGGGAGCACGACCTGACCCAGCTGGAGGCCTGGGTTGGGCGGGACCGTGCCAGCTTTGAGGCCCGGGAGCGGCACCTGGCCGAGCGGCTACTGACCCACCTGGAGGAGATGCA ACACACCATCTCTCCCGATGAGGAAAAGAG TGCCGCTGTGGTCAGCGCCATCAGCCTGTACATGCGCCACCTTGGGGTGCGGACCAAGAGCGGGGACAAGAAGTCGGGGAGGAATTTCTTCCGAAAAAAG aTGATGGGGAATCGGCGGTCAGATGAGCCAACCAAGACCAAGAAAGGCCTGAGCATCTTACTGGACGCTGCCCGCTGGAACCGGGGCGAGCCTCAGG CCCCCGATTTCCGACACCTCAAAGTCGAGGCTGATG CTGAGAAGCCAGGCCTTACGGAAAGGAGGGGAGGCCTAGGAGTGCCCTCCCGGGACCGGAACGTCGGGGCTCCTGGGCAGGACGTCCCTGgactttctccacaccctctgtCTGGAGACAGCCCCGACCGGGAAGCAG GTGTTGATGCCCCACCAGAGCTGGGGGACCCACCACCGCAGGGCCCAGCCAGCCTGGAGCCCCTGGCACCCCCAGAGAGCACCGAGGAGGGTGCTGACACAGAGAG AAGATGGAAGAG GCTATCGGGGCGTCTGGGGCGCTCGGAGAGCCTGCGGGTGAGTGACCGCCGCCGGCCTTCCCGGGGCAGCCTCGGGGCtaagggccggggtgggggccgCTCCCGGAGTGACGTGGACAtggaccccagctctgccacagcCGTGCTTGGCCCTACCCGACGAGCCAC ccctgagcctGGAGAGGAAGGGGACCCGGCACGGTCAGGACTAGAAATAGAACCAGAAGAGCCCCCTGGCTGGCGGGAGCTTGTCCCCCTTGGCACCCTGCACAGCCTGCCCAAGAGCCAGGTGAAGCGGCAGGAGGTCATCAGTG AGCTGCTGGTGACTGAGGCCGCCCATGTGCGCATGCTCCGGGTGCTGCATGACCTTTTCTACCAGCCCATGGCAGAAGGGGGCTTCTTCTCCCTGGAGGAGCTCCAGAACATCTTCCCCAGCCTGGACGAGCTCATCGAGGTGCATT CCCTGTTCCTCGATCGACTGATGAAGCTCAGGCAGGATAGTGGCTACCTCATTGAGGAGATCGGAGACGTGCTGCTGGCTCGG TTTGATGgtgccgaaggcagatggttcCAGAAAATCTCCTCCCGCTTCTGCAGCCGCCAGTCATTTGCCTTAGAGCAGCTCAAAGCCAAGCAGCGCAAGGAGCCTCGGTTCTGTGCCTTTGTGCAG GAGGCTGAGAGCCGCCCCCGGTGCCGCCGCCTGCAGCTGAAGGATATGATCCCCACGGAGATGCAGCGTCTGACCAAGTACCCACTGCTCCTCCAGAGCATCGGGCAGAACACAG AAGAGCCGGCGGAACGAGAGAAAGTGGAACTGGCAGCTGAGTGCTGCCGAGAAATTCTGCACCACGTCAATCAGGCCGTGCGTGACATGGAGGACTTGCTG CGACTCAAGGATTATCAGAAGCGCCTGGACTTGTCCCACCTACGTCAGAGCAGCGACCCCATGCTGAGCGAGTTCAAG AACCTGGACATCACCAAGAAGAAGCTTGTGCATGAGGGCCCGCTGACGTGGCGGGTGACGAAGGACAAGGCTGTGG AGGTCCACGTGCTGCTGCTGGATgacttgctgctgctgctccagcgCCAGGACGAGCGGCTGCTGCTCAAGTCCCACAGTCGGACGCTGACACCCACACCCGACGGCAAGACCATGCTGCGGCCGGTGCTGCGGCTCACGTCTGCCATCACCCGCGAGGTGGCCACCG ATCACAAAGCCTTTTATGTCCTTTTTACGTGGGACCAGGAGGCACAGATCTATGAACTGGTGGCCCAGACCGTGTCGGAACGGAAGAA CTGGTGTTCCCTCATCACCGAGACTGCTGGATCCTTGAAGGTCCCCGCTCCCGCCTCTCGCTCCAAATCCCGGCCCAGCCCGAGCAG cacccgagagcccctgctcagcagctCTGAGAACGGCAACGGTGGTGGCCGAGAGATGCCCACAACAGATG GCCGGACAGAAAGGATCCTTAGCATGCTCCTGCCCTACTCCAGGCCCGGCCCCGAGGGCCAGCTCGCTGCCAAGGCCCTGGAGAAAG TGCTGTCCCTGAAGCAGCTCCTGTTTCCCTCGGAGGAAGACAGCGGGGCAGGGCCTTCCCGTGAAGGGGATGGGGTCCCAGGGGGCGGCTCCCAGAGCCAGGACCAAACCCAGGAGATTCGGGAGAAGCTGCTCAGCCTGGAGGAGACCATGAAACAGCTGGAG gaggtggaggaggaattTTGTCGCCTGCGACTCCTCCTATCTCAACTCGGGGAGAGCGCTGCCCCCCAGCCTGGCTGTACCTGA